The Atribacterota bacterium DNA window TGTAGAAATGCGTCTTGATCATTGGATGTTTCGTATCGAGTTGGAATTTCTAAAAAGGAAGGGACACTTCGTAGCCACAGATTTTGAGTTTTTTCCAAGCTTTTCCCTTTAAGATGGCTTCCATGGTTTTTTCAGAGACGGATGAATTCCCCGCCGTTATCGGAGTTAATCCCTAAAAGTGGGAAAAGGAGCCTTTCTCGCTTTCTGATGCTAGACTCATCTGTGAGGTGAGTTCCAAAATTTGGAGTGGCAACACGTGCACTCTTCTTTTAAAGAGGTAGTTTAAATGAGGTCTACCGATTCACTCAAATTTCAGAACCATTACAAAGTCTTGCTTAGGGCCTACGGTATCTGTATCTGAAAGAAGCAGCGGTCAAATTCTTCCCTAGGACCCGAGAAAGAATTTTGCACCCAACCCTGCTGGAATTTTGGGAACTCTATGCTGATGGTGGAGACCTGCTATGAAAAACCTTAAAGCTGGGTAAAAAATATTTTTGATTTGGGAAACAGAAACAAGGTCTCGTTTCTTGGGTTACAATGAATGGAGTCAATGCGGGTACTCACGGGAAAGCGAGGTGGAGACCGTGGATGGAGAAATGCAAAAAGATATCGATTCCCTGGTGGAGGGTATTTCCGAGCTTCTGGAAACTGGAAAATACAACGATGTCAAAGTTGAAGTCAATTTTCTGCATCCTGCCGATATTGCCGAAATTATGAGCACTCTCGACACCCAGAAGCAGGTGCTTCTTTTTCGCTTGCTTACAAAAGACCAGGCCATTGCCGTTTTTGAACAGCTGGATTTTGAACAACAGGAGAACTTGCTCCACCATTTTACTGACGAAAAAGTGGCGGAAATTCTCAACCAGATGTCTCCAGATGACCGGATGGAACTCTTCGATGAGTTACCAGCCAAAGTGGTGAAAAAATTCCTGAACCTCCTTGAGCCGGACCAGCGCAGTATTGCGGCCAGTATGCTTGGGTATCCGGAAAACAGTGCTGGTCGAATCATGAGTCCTCAGGTTATCGACCTCAAGGAACATTACACCGTGGAGCAGGCTCTCAAGCGTATCCGACGCTTGAGTCCACCCGAGGAGTTGACCTATACCGCCTACGTCATCGATGCGGAACGCCATCTTTTAGGGAGAGTCACGTTACGGGACTTGGTGCTCGCTGCGTCCGAAACTTTGATTCGGGAGATTATGAATCAGGATTTTGTAGCGGTGCTCACCGACGATGACCAGGAAAAGGTGGCACAAATGATTCAGAAGTATGACCTTCTGGCGGTACCGGTGGTGGATAGAGAGGGAAGGTTGGTGGGTGCGGTGACGGTCGATGATGCCATCGACGTCATCGAAGCCGAAGCAACTGAAGATTTGCATCGTCTGGCGGCAATCCGTACTACCGAAGATGAGTACCTCCGTGCTTCTTTGTGGCATAGGATCAAGAATCGGTTTGTATGGCTGGCTGTGCTTCTCATTATGGGGACTCTGACCAGTTTCGTGATTCAAGGTTTTTCCAGCGTCATTGAGGCGGTGGTTGCGCTTTCTTTTTTTATTCCCATGCTCATCGACACTGGCGGTAACGTGGGGAGCCAGTCCACTACGGTGATGGTCCGAGGGTTGGCCATTGGACGATTTGAAAAGCGCTCTCTGTGGAAAGTGATCTGGACGGAAATCATTATTGGAGGCGTTTTAGGGGTTTTGCTTGCTTTGATTGCCATCTTGCGGGTTATTTTTCTCCGGGAAGCATTTATTGTGGGACTTGTGGTGGGACTCTCAGTGTGGACCATTGTTTTTGTTTCGAATCTCATCGGGGTTTTTCTTCCGGTACTTTTTAAGAAAATTAACCTTGATCCAGCAATTGCAGCAACACCGGTGATTACCACTGTGGTGGATATCATTGGAATCATTGTCTATTTCCGTATCGCTCAAGCACTTTTAAAGTTTTAGGAATCGTTACTCTTGGCGGGACGGATTTCAAGCATGCTTTGCGGTGAAAAAGCAGAAATCTGGTAACTCCTTGTGTTTCACAATGAACCGTGATAGGATTGCTCTTGGTGAAAAAGCCCAAGGTGGATTGACCTTAATAGGG harbors:
- the mgtE gene encoding magnesium transporter is translated as MDGEMQKDIDSLVEGISELLETGKYNDVKVEVNFLHPADIAEIMSTLDTQKQVLLFRLLTKDQAIAVFEQLDFEQQENLLHHFTDEKVAEILNQMSPDDRMELFDELPAKVVKKFLNLLEPDQRSIAASMLGYPENSAGRIMSPQVIDLKEHYTVEQALKRIRRLSPPEELTYTAYVIDAERHLLGRVTLRDLVLAASETLIREIMNQDFVAVLTDDDQEKVAQMIQKYDLLAVPVVDREGRLVGAVTVDDAIDVIEAEATEDLHRLAAIRTTEDEYLRASLWHRIKNRFVWLAVLLIMGTLTSFVIQGFSSVIEAVVALSFFIPMLIDTGGNVGSQSTTVMVRGLAIGRFEKRSLWKVIWTEIIIGGVLGVLLALIAILRVIFLREAFIVGLVVGLSVWTIVFVSNLIGVFLPVLFKKINLDPAIAATPVITTVVDIIGIIVYFRIAQALLKF